From a single Streptomyces sp. 1331.2 genomic region:
- a CDS encoding MHYT domain-containing protein, with protein MGAIHHADHGWVTPAVSYFVACLGSFVALRSARWALISTGRTRAVWLLFASTSLGAGIWSMHFIAMLGFSVTGVEISYQPGLTVLSLLVAVAVVGVGLFTVGYWRRRPVLALLAGGLTTGLGVAAMHYLGMAAMVLPGHLGYDHVTVALSVGIAVFAATAALWAALNIRGTLAVLAAAPVMGVAVCAMHYTGMAALSVRLDLSHSTAGGVMALQFIFPLGVGLGCYVFFGSLAFAVSPSRPDSQPLLAGPAAPLPPRAPRVPEQRQRRQGQAQRRPRLDEAGARR; from the coding sequence GGTCTCGTACTTCGTCGCCTGCCTCGGCTCCTTCGTGGCCCTGCGCAGCGCCCGCTGGGCGCTCATCTCCACGGGCCGCACCCGGGCCGTCTGGCTGCTCTTCGCGTCGACCTCGCTCGGCGCCGGGATCTGGTCCATGCACTTCATCGCGATGCTCGGCTTCTCGGTGACCGGCGTCGAGATCAGCTACCAGCCCGGGCTGACCGTGCTCAGCCTGCTGGTCGCCGTCGCCGTGGTCGGCGTCGGGCTCTTCACCGTCGGGTACTGGCGCCGGCGGCCCGTCCTGGCGCTGCTGGCCGGCGGGCTGACCACCGGCCTCGGGGTCGCCGCGATGCACTACCTGGGCATGGCCGCGATGGTCCTGCCCGGGCACCTCGGCTACGACCACGTCACGGTGGCCCTCTCGGTCGGCATCGCCGTGTTCGCGGCGACGGCCGCGCTCTGGGCCGCGCTGAACATCCGCGGCACGCTCGCCGTGCTGGCGGCGGCGCCGGTGATGGGCGTGGCGGTCTGCGCGATGCACTACACGGGCATGGCGGCGCTCTCCGTCCGGCTCGACCTCTCGCACTCCACCGCGGGCGGTGTGATGGCGCTGCAGTTCATCTTCCCGCTCGGGGTCGGGCTCGGCTGCTACGTCTTCTTCGGCTCGCTGGCCTTCGCCGTCTCCCCGAGCCGCCCCGACTCGCAGCCCCTGCTGGCCGGTCCGGCCGCCCCGCTGCCCCCGCGGGCGCCCCGCGTCCCGGAGCAGCGGCAGCGGCGGCAGGGACAGGCGCAGCGGCGGCCGCGGCTGGACGAGGCCGGCGCCCGGCGCTGA
- a CDS encoding hydrogenase maturation protein encodes MRILLIASAFNSLTQRVHTELRERGHQVAVQLALGDEQMRAAVERTDPELIVCPMLTKAVPRDIWSTRTVLIVHPGPKGDRGPSSLDWAITEGAERWGVTVLQAVEEMDAGDIWASVEFPVPDCGKSELYRGEVADAAVEAVLLAVQRFEGGLFTPEPLDYDRPDVHGELRPFLRQEVRRIDWEQDDTATVLRKLRAADSQPGVLDELYGREFFLHGGHPEDRLRGPVPGAVLATRDGAICRATVDGAVWIPQLRPRRIPGGPATFKLPAATVLAEELYRVREVPVTAEAAARRDTWSELRYREEGDVGYLEFAHAGGAVSTEQCRRLLAAYREAADRPTSVLVLGAPRDFYSNGIQLNVIEGAAFPALESWENINAMDDFVEAVLTTTDKVTVAALAGNAAAGGLMAALAADEVWCRDSAVLNPHYRLMGLYGSEYWTYTLPRRVGAEQAERLTTEALPIGAEHARRIGLVDRTAGGDAAEFRRWVAREAARIAASPELTGRLVDKKRSRAADEEEKPLAAYREAELRRMHANFYRADEPYHALRRDFVHKVCPVATPEHLTGLLGRPE; translated from the coding sequence TTGCGCATTCTCCTGATCGCCAGTGCGTTCAACAGCCTGACCCAGCGCGTCCACACCGAGCTGCGCGAGCGCGGCCACCAGGTCGCCGTCCAACTCGCCCTCGGCGACGAACAGATGAGGGCGGCGGTGGAACGCACCGACCCCGAACTGATCGTCTGCCCGATGCTCACCAAGGCCGTGCCGCGGGACATCTGGTCCACCCGTACCGTCCTGATCGTGCACCCGGGCCCCAAGGGCGACCGCGGCCCCTCCTCGCTCGACTGGGCGATCACCGAGGGGGCGGAGCGCTGGGGCGTGACCGTGCTGCAGGCCGTCGAGGAGATGGACGCCGGCGACATCTGGGCGTCCGTCGAGTTCCCCGTCCCCGACTGCGGCAAGAGCGAGCTGTACCGCGGCGAGGTCGCCGACGCCGCCGTGGAGGCCGTCCTGCTGGCCGTCCAGCGCTTCGAGGGCGGACTGTTCACCCCCGAGCCGCTGGACTACGACCGACCCGACGTGCACGGCGAACTGCGGCCCTTCCTGCGCCAGGAGGTCCGGCGGATCGACTGGGAGCAGGACGACACCGCCACCGTGCTGCGCAAGCTGCGCGCCGCCGACTCCCAGCCCGGCGTGCTGGACGAGCTGTACGGGCGGGAGTTCTTCCTGCACGGCGGCCACCCCGAGGACCGGCTGCGCGGCCCGGTGCCCGGCGCCGTGCTGGCCACCCGGGACGGCGCGATCTGCCGGGCCACCGTGGACGGCGCGGTGTGGATCCCGCAGCTGCGCCCGCGCCGCATCCCCGGCGGGCCCGCCACCTTCAAGCTGCCGGCGGCGACGGTCCTCGCCGAGGAGCTGTACCGGGTCCGCGAGGTGCCGGTGACCGCGGAGGCGGCCGCCCGCCGTGACACCTGGTCGGAGCTGCGCTACCGCGAGGAGGGCGACGTCGGCTACCTCGAATTCGCCCACGCGGGCGGGGCGGTGAGCACCGAGCAGTGCCGTCGGCTGCTCGCCGCCTACCGCGAGGCGGCCGACCGGCCGACCTCGGTGCTGGTGCTCGGAGCGCCCCGGGACTTCTACTCCAACGGGATCCAGCTCAACGTCATCGAGGGCGCGGCCTTCCCGGCGCTGGAGTCCTGGGAGAACATCAACGCGATGGACGACTTCGTCGAGGCCGTCCTGACCACCACGGACAAGGTCACCGTCGCCGCCCTGGCCGGGAACGCGGCGGCCGGCGGGCTGATGGCGGCGCTCGCCGCCGACGAGGTGTGGTGCCGCGACTCGGCGGTGCTCAACCCGCACTACCGCCTGATGGGCCTGTACGGCTCCGAGTACTGGACGTACACCCTGCCGCGCCGGGTCGGCGCGGAGCAGGCCGAGCGGCTCACCACCGAGGCGCTGCCGATCGGCGCCGAACACGCCCGCCGGATCGGCCTGGTGGACCGTACGGCCGGCGGCGACGCGGCGGAGTTCCGTCGCTGGGTGGCCCGCGAGGCGGCCCGGATCGCCGCCTCGCCGGAGCTCACCGGGCGGCTGGTGGACAAGAAGCGGAGCCGGGCCGCCGACGAGGAGGAGAAGCCGCTGGCCGCCTACCGGGAGGCGGAACTGCGGCGGATGCACGCCAACTTCTACCGGGCGGACGAGCCGTACCACGCGCTGCGGCGGGACTTCGTGCACAAGGTCTGCCCGGTGGCCACGCCGGAGCACCTGACCGGGCTGCTGGGGCGGCCCGAGTGA
- a CDS encoding DUF4231 domain-containing protein: MVQQDPPGGVEAQLLPELFRTADKASLDGQRETLRWYRGLIAMLVIAALIGSFPGPEHDGDPDVWPLFSVAAFLVAGYFWSRLRRSNPQGRWYEARAAAESVKTLAWKYTVRARPFDGEAESADVDRGYLLQVEDVLRAFEDPEIVPPETVAEITPEMRRLRAEGLTARRTLYLRTRVEGQRTWYRSRAEACDSQAVSWGLGIAALIIIGAAAAVAQATGALQVHVFGVSSAAAASIIAWTQLKQLRPLATAYQLAARELENVGNQLSDLDVRAPDAEARWARLAAEAEDAVSREHTTWRARRAFPK, encoded by the coding sequence ATGGTGCAACAGGATCCGCCCGGGGGAGTCGAGGCGCAGCTGCTGCCGGAGCTGTTCCGGACGGCGGACAAGGCCTCGCTGGACGGCCAGCGCGAGACGCTGCGCTGGTACCGCGGACTGATCGCGATGCTGGTGATCGCCGCGCTGATCGGGTCGTTCCCCGGCCCGGAGCACGACGGCGACCCCGACGTCTGGCCGCTGTTCTCGGTGGCCGCCTTCCTGGTGGCCGGCTACTTCTGGTCCCGGCTGCGCCGCAGCAACCCGCAGGGGCGCTGGTACGAGGCCCGGGCGGCGGCCGAGTCGGTCAAGACGCTGGCCTGGAAGTACACCGTCCGGGCCCGGCCGTTCGACGGCGAGGCCGAGTCCGCGGACGTGGACCGCGGCTACCTGCTCCAGGTCGAGGACGTGCTGCGGGCCTTCGAGGACCCGGAGATCGTGCCGCCCGAGACCGTCGCCGAGATCACCCCGGAGATGCGGCGGCTGCGCGCCGAGGGCCTGACCGCCCGGCGCACCCTCTACCTGCGCACCCGGGTCGAGGGCCAGCGCACCTGGTACCGCTCCCGGGCCGAGGCCTGCGACTCGCAGGCGGTCTCCTGGGGGCTCGGCATCGCGGCGCTGATCATCATCGGCGCGGCGGCGGCCGTCGCCCAGGCCACCGGCGCGCTGCAGGTGCACGTCTTCGGGGTCAGCTCCGCCGCGGCGGCCTCGATCATCGCCTGGACGCAGCTCAAGCAGCTCCGTCCGCTGGCCACCGCCTACCAGCTGGCCGCGCGCGAGCTGGAGAACGTCGGCAACCAGCTCTCCGACCTGGACGTCCGGGCGCCCGACGCCGAGGCGCGCTGGGCCCGGCTGGCCGCGGAGGCGGAGGACGCCGTCTCCCGCGAGCACACCACCTGGCGGGCCCGCCGGGCGTTCCCCAAGTAG
- a CDS encoding VOC family protein: MPLHWKLVIDCTDPHRQAAFWAAALEYTLEDHGPLVARLVAAGAVGPDATTEVDGHPAWRTLAAVRHPEDPFDPASDTGLGRRILFQAVPEPKQAKNRLHLDVHPGPGERTATVTRLEALGATVLHHVDQPGGAWTVMQDPEGNEFCVH; this comes from the coding sequence ATGCCGCTGCACTGGAAGCTCGTCATCGACTGCACCGACCCGCACCGCCAGGCCGCCTTCTGGGCCGCCGCCCTGGAGTACACGCTGGAGGACCACGGCCCGCTGGTCGCCCGCCTGGTCGCGGCCGGCGCCGTCGGCCCGGACGCCACCACCGAGGTGGACGGCCACCCCGCCTGGCGCACCCTCGCCGCCGTCCGCCACCCCGAGGACCCCTTCGACCCCGCCTCGGACACCGGCCTGGGCCGGCGCATCCTCTTCCAGGCCGTCCCCGAGCCCAAGCAGGCCAAGAACCGCCTGCACCTCGACGTCCACCCCGGCCCCGGCGAGCGCACGGCGACCGTCACCCGCCTCGAAGCCCTCGGCGCCACCGTCCTGCACCACGTCGACCAGCCCGGCGGCGCCTGGACCGTCATGCAGGACCCCGAGGGCAACGAGTTCTGCGTCCACTGA
- a CDS encoding NCS2 family permease: protein MPVVQPTTESPEPADAAPQPPTGAVDRYFRISERGSTLPREIRGGIATFFTMAYILVLNPIILASATDMTGAHLDSAQLVTATALTAGLTTLLMGVIGNVPIGLAAGLGVNTIVALQLAPKMTWPDAMGMVVLAGFAIMLLVATGLRERVMNAVPLGLRKAIAIGIGLFISLVGLVDSGFVSRIPDAAHTTVPLQLGGNGHLLGFPVLVFVVGLLLTLILVIRKVPGAILISIAVSTALAVVIDKLVDIPALKWGLTVPTWPGNPVAAPDFGLVGKVSLFGGFEKVGVLTGCLFVFTVLMSCFFDAMGTILGVADEAHLLDEKGDLPGINRILMVDGIATAAGGATSSSANTCFVESTAGVGEGARTGFASIVTGLLFVVALFLTPLATMVPAQAATPALVTVGFLILANSVKEIDWADYTIAIPAFLTIVMMPFTYSITNGIGFGFIAFCVLRLAVGRGRTVPVPLYVVAGVFAFYYLMPAFGLL from the coding sequence ATGCCTGTGGTCCAGCCGACCACCGAGTCGCCCGAACCCGCCGACGCCGCGCCCCAGCCCCCCACCGGCGCCGTCGACCGCTACTTCCGGATCAGCGAGCGCGGCTCCACGCTGCCGCGTGAGATCCGCGGCGGCATCGCCACCTTCTTCACCATGGCGTACATCCTGGTACTGAACCCGATCATCCTGGCCAGCGCCACGGACATGACCGGGGCCCACCTGGACAGCGCCCAGCTGGTCACCGCCACCGCTCTCACCGCCGGGCTCACCACCCTGCTGATGGGAGTCATCGGCAACGTCCCGATCGGCCTGGCCGCCGGACTCGGCGTCAACACCATCGTGGCGCTCCAGCTCGCCCCCAAGATGACCTGGCCGGACGCCATGGGCATGGTCGTCCTGGCCGGCTTCGCGATCATGCTGCTGGTCGCCACCGGGCTGCGCGAGCGGGTCATGAACGCCGTCCCGCTCGGACTGCGCAAGGCCATCGCGATCGGCATCGGCCTGTTCATCAGCCTGGTCGGCCTGGTCGACTCCGGCTTCGTCAGCCGCATCCCGGACGCCGCGCACACCACCGTCCCGCTGCAGCTCGGCGGCAACGGGCACCTGCTCGGCTTCCCCGTCCTGGTCTTCGTCGTCGGCCTGCTGCTCACCCTGATCCTGGTGATCCGCAAGGTACCCGGCGCGATCCTGATCAGCATCGCGGTCTCCACCGCGCTCGCCGTGGTGATCGACAAGCTGGTCGACATCCCGGCGCTCAAGTGGGGCCTGACCGTCCCGACCTGGCCGGGCAACCCGGTCGCCGCGCCGGACTTCGGACTGGTCGGCAAGGTCAGCCTGTTCGGCGGCTTCGAGAAGGTCGGCGTGCTGACCGGCTGCCTCTTCGTCTTCACCGTGCTGATGTCGTGCTTCTTCGACGCGATGGGCACCATCCTCGGCGTGGCCGACGAGGCCCACCTGCTGGACGAGAAGGGCGACCTGCCCGGCATCAACCGGATCCTGATGGTCGACGGCATCGCCACCGCGGCCGGCGGCGCCACCTCCTCCTCCGCCAACACCTGCTTCGTGGAGTCGACCGCGGGCGTCGGCGAGGGCGCCCGGACGGGCTTCGCCTCGATCGTCACCGGCCTGCTCTTCGTGGTGGCGCTCTTCCTGACCCCGCTCGCCACCATGGTCCCCGCCCAGGCCGCCACCCCGGCCCTGGTCACCGTCGGCTTCCTGATCCTGGCCAACTCGGTCAAGGAGATCGACTGGGCCGACTACACGATCGCGATCCCGGCCTTCCTGACCATCGTGATGATGCCGTTCACCTACAGCATCACCAACGGCATCGGCTTCGGCTTCATCGCCTTCTGCGTCCTGCGCCTGGCCGTCGGCCGCGGCCGCACCGTGCCGGTCCCGCTGTACGTGGTGGCCGGGGTGTTCGCCTTCTACTACCTGATGCCGGCCTTCGGCCTGCTCTGA
- a CDS encoding DUF2530 domain-containing protein, with protein MPKTPLHPSPPPLEANDVAIVGGGTVVWFVAFLALLPFQGTLSEHGHGTWPWICLSGGLLGLIGLWYCRARRDAIARSRAAEAARTAGSAAEGNGQDPATQSD; from the coding sequence ATGCCCAAGACGCCGCTGCACCCCTCGCCCCCTCCGCTGGAGGCCAACGACGTCGCCATCGTCGGCGGCGGCACGGTGGTGTGGTTCGTCGCCTTCCTCGCCCTGCTCCCCTTCCAGGGCACCCTCTCCGAGCACGGCCACGGCACCTGGCCGTGGATCTGCCTCTCCGGCGGCCTGCTCGGTCTGATCGGCCTCTGGTACTGCCGCGCCCGCCGGGACGCGATCGCTCGCAGCCGCGCCGCCGAGGCGGCCCGGACGGCCGGGAGCGCGGCGGAGGGCAACGGTCAGGACCCGGCCACCCAGTCGGACTGA
- a CDS encoding HAD-IC family P-type ATPase has protein sequence MTQPAQPAEERPTDGEHPDGAHPLGLLPGRRGGLTTAEVAERVTKGQVNDVPVRSSRSTKEIVRANVFTRFNAIIGVMFGIILVVGPIQDGLFGLVIVANTAIGIIQELRAKKTLDSLALIGEARPQVRRDGTVQQIGVSEIVLDDTVLLGIGDKVIVDGEVTEAEGLEVDESLLTGEPDPVLKQPGAQVMSGSFVVAGAGAFTATRVGREAYAAQLAEEASKFTLVKSELRSGIDSILRFITYLLIPTAIGLIISQLAVEGRDWREAVRRMVAGIVPMVPEGLVLLTSVAFAIGVIRLGRKQCLVQELPAIEGLARVDTVCLDKTGTLTEGGMDVIDLRVLSNGEPAVLDPDTIKHALAVMAGADARPNPSMQAVIDAYGRGDGDDARGRNGWRVIEAMPFSSARKWSGVQLLEPQGGEASWLLGAPDVLLPAGHPALAEVDELGAKGLRVLLLGRTPDPLDSPDPAAGLTPLALVVLQQRLRGDAADTLRYFEGQRVRAKVISGDAAVSVGAVASHLGLPGADRPLDARTLPTDPEELAETADRTSVFGRVTPQQKRQLVGALQSRGHTVAMTGDGVNDVLALKDADIGVAMGTGSDATKAVAQIVLLNDSFATLPSVVAEGRRVIGNIERVASLFLVKTVYSVLLALLVIFTHSPYPFLPRHSTVLSSLTIGVPAFFLALAPNNERARTGFVKRVLRLAIPGGAIAGTGTFVAYALARANHTTDLKADTSVATLTLFLIAIWVLAIVARPYSWWRLLLIGAMGGAFSLVLLVPALSDFFQLSLVGTRDPWVGVCIAVVCGIALEVTWLVLKRRGLE, from the coding sequence ATGACGCAGCCTGCCCAGCCAGCGGAAGAGCGGCCGACGGACGGCGAGCACCCGGACGGAGCCCACCCCCTCGGGCTGCTGCCCGGCCGGCGCGGCGGCCTGACCACCGCCGAGGTGGCCGAGCGGGTCACGAAGGGGCAGGTCAACGACGTCCCGGTACGGTCCAGCCGCTCCACCAAGGAGATCGTCCGGGCCAACGTCTTCACCCGCTTCAACGCGATCATCGGCGTGATGTTCGGGATCATCCTGGTCGTCGGACCGATCCAGGACGGCCTGTTCGGCCTGGTCATCGTCGCCAACACGGCGATCGGCATCATCCAGGAGCTGCGCGCCAAGAAGACCCTGGACAGCCTGGCCCTGATCGGCGAGGCCCGCCCGCAGGTCCGCCGGGACGGCACCGTCCAGCAGATCGGCGTCTCCGAGATCGTCCTCGACGACACCGTGCTGCTCGGCATCGGCGACAAGGTGATCGTGGACGGCGAGGTCACCGAGGCGGAGGGCCTGGAGGTCGACGAGTCGCTGCTCACCGGCGAACCCGACCCGGTCCTCAAGCAGCCCGGCGCCCAGGTGATGTCCGGCAGCTTCGTGGTGGCCGGCGCGGGCGCGTTCACCGCGACCAGGGTCGGCCGCGAGGCCTACGCGGCGCAGCTCGCCGAGGAGGCCAGCAAGTTCACCCTGGTGAAGTCGGAGCTGCGCAGCGGCATCGACAGCATCCTGCGGTTCATCACCTACCTGCTGATCCCCACCGCGATCGGTCTGATCATCAGCCAGCTGGCCGTCGAGGGCCGGGACTGGCGCGAGGCCGTGCGCCGCATGGTGGCCGGCATCGTCCCGATGGTCCCCGAGGGCCTGGTGCTGCTGACCTCGGTGGCCTTCGCGATCGGCGTGATCCGGCTCGGCCGCAAGCAGTGCCTGGTCCAGGAGCTGCCGGCGATCGAGGGCCTGGCCCGGGTGGACACCGTCTGCCTGGACAAGACCGGCACCCTCACCGAGGGCGGCATGGACGTGATCGACCTGCGGGTGCTCTCGAACGGGGAGCCCGCCGTCCTCGACCCGGACACCATCAAGCACGCGCTCGCCGTGATGGCCGGCGCCGACGCCCGCCCCAACCCGTCCATGCAGGCGGTCATCGACGCGTACGGGCGCGGCGACGGCGACGACGCGCGCGGCCGCAACGGCTGGCGGGTGATCGAGGCAATGCCCTTCTCCTCCGCCCGCAAGTGGAGCGGCGTGCAGCTGCTGGAGCCGCAGGGCGGCGAGGCCAGCTGGCTGCTCGGCGCCCCCGACGTGCTGCTACCCGCCGGGCACCCGGCGCTGGCCGAGGTGGACGAACTGGGCGCCAAGGGCCTGCGGGTGCTGCTGCTGGGCCGTACGCCCGACCCGCTGGACTCCCCCGACCCGGCCGCCGGCCTCACCCCGCTCGCGCTGGTGGTGCTGCAGCAGCGGCTGCGCGGCGACGCCGCCGACACCCTGCGGTACTTCGAGGGGCAGCGGGTCCGGGCCAAGGTCATCTCCGGCGACGCGGCGGTCTCGGTCGGCGCGGTCGCCTCCCACCTGGGCCTGCCCGGCGCCGACCGGCCGCTGGACGCCCGCACCCTGCCCACCGACCCCGAGGAGCTGGCCGAGACCGCCGACCGGACCAGCGTCTTCGGCCGGGTCACCCCACAGCAGAAGCGCCAACTGGTCGGGGCGCTGCAGTCCCGCGGCCACACCGTGGCGATGACCGGCGACGGCGTCAACGACGTGCTCGCGCTCAAGGACGCCGACATCGGCGTGGCGATGGGCACCGGCTCCGACGCGACCAAGGCGGTCGCCCAGATCGTGCTGCTGAACGACTCCTTCGCGACCCTGCCCTCGGTGGTCGCCGAGGGCCGCCGGGTGATCGGCAACATCGAGCGGGTCGCGTCGCTGTTCCTGGTGAAGACGGTCTACTCGGTGCTCCTGGCGCTGCTGGTGATCTTCACCCACTCCCCGTACCCGTTCCTGCCCCGGCACTCCACCGTGCTGTCCTCGCTCACCATCGGCGTGCCGGCTTTCTTCCTGGCCCTCGCGCCCAACAACGAGCGGGCCCGCACCGGCTTCGTGAAGCGGGTGCTGCGCCTGGCGATCCCCGGCGGCGCCATCGCCGGGACGGGCACCTTCGTCGCCTACGCGCTCGCCCGCGCCAACCACACGACCGACCTCAAGGCCGACACCAGCGTGGCCACCCTGACGCTCTTCCTGATCGCCATCTGGGTCCTGGCCATCGTCGCCCGCCCGTACAGCTGGTGGCGGCTGCTGCTGATCGGCGCCATGGGCGGAGCGTTCTCGCTGGTCCTGCTGGTGCCCGCGCTGTCCGACTTCTTCCAGCTCTCCCTGGTCGGCACCCGCGACCCCTGGGTGGGCGTCTGCATCGCGGTGGTCTGCGGCATCGCCCTGGAGGTCACCTGGCTCGTCCTGAAGCGCCGCGGCCTGGAGTGA